GTGTATTTCAAGCCGATCGCTCTCGTCACGAAGTAGTAAAATTAGCCAAACAAGAGTTAGTTAAACATTTACCTCGCTTGGCTCAAGAGCAATCAAAAACTGTTTTTAATGCAGTTCAAGAGTGCTTTAATGTGTACGAACGAGAAGTAACTAAACGCATCAATGAAGATATTCAATCTCGACAATCTGAACTAGATAATTTGTTGGCTCAAAAATCATCGTTTGAGATCGATCGCCAAACCGAAATAGAACGGTTACAAAAACTAGAAACAGAAGTTAGCGGTAAACTGAAAGAAGTCGAAAATATCTATCAAGATTGTATTTCCTCTTTGTCATAAACTGCTATATCATTTATTTGTGAACTTACACTTAAGCTACTCTGCATTTAAATTATATAACTGGGGCAGGCAGGATGCCTACCCCACAAGAGTCTAATTAAATTTAAATATCTCTAGATGCGTTTTAGCTGAATCCACCAAGTATTGATATCTCTCTCTGTGTTCTTTATGCCTCTGTGGTGAATTTAAAATTCCATACCTGACATCTTAGTAAATGAACCGTGAATGAAAACCTTTTCAATTATCTAATGACAGCAATGGGAGTTTTGGCATTTGAGCCAAACTCTCAAATTAAGCAAGATGTAATTGCCCTTGGCGAGTACCTCCAAAACCCTCACTTTCGCATCGCAGTATTTGCACCTTTTAACTATGGTAAATCAACTTTACTAAATGCATGGTTAGGCGCTCGCTTATTACCGATGGATTTGATTCCTACTACTGGTGCTGCAATTCATGTTAAATATGGAGAGCAGATCGAAACTCATATTACTCTAAAAGATGGCACAAAGATCGTCAAAAATGGGACAAATATTCTGCAAGAATATGCCATTTTAGATAACGATAGAAGGATGCGATCAGACGTTACTGCTGTTGAAGTTTATTATCCCGATCCTTGGCTCAAAACTGGAGTAGAATTAATCGATCTACCAGGTACAGACGATCGCGAAGCACAAGATAACTTAGTACGCGATCGCTTACTCACCGCAGATTTAATTATTCAAGTTTTAGATGCTCGTAAATTAATGACTCTTAATGAAAGGGAAAATTTGCGAGATTGGTTGTCAGATAGAGGGATTAAAACAGTTGTTTTTGCAATTAACTTTCTCAACTTAATTCCTTCAGAAGAACAGCAAGAAGTGAATCGTCGAATGCGATTTGTAGCTGAAAGTTTTCGATCTGAATTACCAAATAACGTCAGCAATCTTTACCGAGTTGATGCTTTACCAGCATTAAGAGCTAAACTCAAAGGAGATTCAGCCGCTTTAGCAACAAATGGATTAACTACTTTTGTTAGTGCGATAGAACAAATTACCGCAATTCAGCAGTCAGAAAAAAGCCTGCGTCTTCCTCGTTTACTAGCTGTAGTCGAACCAATCAAACAAGCTTTAGCCAGCAAAATCACGACTATTACCACTGAATTAACTGAAGCTAAAGAACAGTATCAAGCAGAAATTGAAGTCAAACAAAAAGCTGAAAAAATTATCAAACAAGCCTTTCAAAGAAGCCTTTCTGAACTAGAAAGTTGGTTGTATTTGCCAAACCTATTATCAGCTTATCAATCCCAGCTAGCTACAGCTTTAGAACAAAGTAAACTAGACGATTGGGAAAATCAACAACTGCAACCCAAACTATTAGAATACCAAAACGCGATCGCACATTGGGTAAACAAAGCTAGTGAATTTTTTGACAAGAAACCTCCAGCCGAATTATCTATCACCTTACCCAAACCTCCAGAGATTCCCCTTCCCAAATCGCCAAATACCCCCAATAAATCCAGTGATGTCGATCTAACGCCAGTTGCGATCGCAACTGGATTAGGTTGGCTGTTAGGAGGACCTGTAGGTGCTGCTATAATTGGTGGTGCTACCTATTTAATTGATAAAAACTCAGAATCACCTGTCAAACCAATTGTAACCGATCCCGAACTGATTAAAAAAGCTGCTAGTGAAGCGGCTAAAAACTATTTAACTACCTTTAGTAATGAAGCTTTCCCACCTCTGAAAGAGTATCAACAAATAGTAGAGAAGTGGCTAGATTTTCAACCTAGTTTAGAACCTCAAAACACGAGCGAGCGATATCATAATTTACAGCTATTAACTACTTTATCCTCTAATTTAGAGCGAGAATTAGAGATATTATCCCCAAAAATATCCTAGTCAGCAATCTTGTTTAATTGTTACATTGAAGCAATACCAGCCAGCATTCAAGATCTTTTCACTTTTAACCACAGGAGTGGAAGATCGCAGGAAAGTCAGACGTTCTCAAACCCTCTCCGTGTCTCCTTCTCCTTTGTCAGTCTCAACTACCAAGCTATTTGCTCTCGTCAGCTGATCAGAGGGCGACAAGCGCCCTCTGATCAGCTGAGTGCGTCAGCCCTAAATGACATAAAGATACAAAAAAATTTCAGAAAAACTGCTATCTTAAATGTTTTTGAATAAGCGGTTTCTTGGTTGTTTCTCAAGTAAACTATTTTTGCTCAGTCGGGCAGTAAAATAGCCAAACAGACTGAGAGCATGATATACCGTCAATGGCAAAGTCTATCAGTCGCCCCCAACGGGCGAGGTATCTACCCAGAAAATTCTCATGAAGCTAGCAGCTAGAGTCCATCAAATTACTCCTTCTTTAACCTTGCAAATTTCGGCTCAAGCCAAGAGTATGAAAGCAGAAGGAATCGATGTCTGTAGTTTTACCGCCGGAGAGCCAGATTTCGATACTCCAGAACACATTAAAGCTGCGGCGATCGAAGCTTTGCAAATGGGTAAAACTAAATATGGTCCGGCGGCTGGGGAACCTTTATTAAGGGAAGCTATAGCCAAAAAACTCCGCCAAGACAATCAACTTAGTTATGAAGCTAGTAACGTCATTGTGACTAATGGCGGGAAACATTCTCTGTTTAACTTGATGCTAGCTTTAGTCGAACCTGGAGATGAAGTAATTATTCCGGCTCCCTATTGGTTGAGTTATCCAGAAATGGTGACTTTAGCTGGAGGTACGCCCGTTATTTTACCGACTAATGCTCAAAGTGGTTACAAAATTGCTCCTGAGCAACTCCAAGAGGCGATTACTTCCCGCACCCGTTTATTAGTCCTCAATTCCCCTTCCAATCCGACTGGGGTGGTTTATACTCCAGAAGAACTCAAAGCGATCGCTCAAGTAGTTGTAGAGCGAGATATACTCGTCGTCTCTGATGAAATCTACGAGAAAATTCTTTACGATGGCGTTGAGCAAGTCAGTATCGGCTCTTTAGGAGCAGAGATTTTTGCCCGTACTATTATCAGTAATGGGTTTGCTAAGGCTTATTCTATGACTGGATGGCGGATTGGTTACTTAGCAGGCGCTAAAGAGCTAATTGATGTCGTCACGGCGATTCAAAGCCACAGTACATCTAATGTCTGTACCTTTGCTCAATATGGGGCGATCGCGGCTTTAGAAGGCTCCCAAGAGTGTATCGCCAAAATGCACCAATCTTTCGCCCAGCGCCGTCTAGTCATGTTAGATTTATTAGCGGCGATACCTGGGTTTACTGGTGCTAAACCAAATGGAGCATTCTACATATTCGTCAATATCGGGACTACAGGTTTAGGTTCTCTAGAATTTTGCCAAGCTTTACTGAAACAACAACAAGTTGCGGCAATTCCAGGTTTAGCTTTTGGCGCTGACGATCACATTCGGCTATCCTATGCTACCGATTTGCTGACTATTGAAAAAGGTATGGCTAGGCTGAAGGAATTTGTCAGTCAGATGCTTTAGTGACAAGATAGAGCGATCGCAGTTTTGAAGTAGCTATGCAGCTTAGCAACAATGGCGATCGCTTATCTCTATTTCCCAATTCGCCAATGTTTGAGCAAATTCTGGGTATTGTAAGCCTCCGCGCCACAAAATCAAAGCATCTTCATTATTATCCTGATAGTAGCGAGGACGTTTACCTGCTAGCTTAAAACCAAATTTTGCGTATAAGGAAATAGCATCTTGATTACCCGCACGAACCTCTAAAGTTGCTCTTTCTAATCCTTCTTCCCATGCCTTTTTTAACAAACCATACAATAACATTTGTCCCAATCCTTGACGGCGATACTTAGGATGAATTGCCAGTAAGGTGATGTGGGATTCTTCAACGATAGACCAAAAACAACCTATTCCTAGCAAATTATCCGTTATTTCTATATGTGGAATCTTGGTCGCTACAGTAGTGGGTTCAGAGAGATTATTTGCCAAACCATCTCTGTGAGCTACAGATAATAAAAGGAAATGACTGCGATCGCTAGCCAATTCTCTTTGATAGCCTTCTAAAGTCCATAAACCACTAAAACACAATTGGTCTAATTCTAAAACAGCAGGAAGATCTGCTGCGGTTAAAGGTTTAAATTGTAAATAAGTCACCATTTATGAGTTGCAGGATCTCGGTTTTTGGCTCTAATTACTTACTTCTTTCAACCCAATTATTTCCATGTCTTGAGGAGATAGTTGCCAAACGCGAGCGAGATTATAGACGGCTTCTTTATGCATTTCTGGCATTTGTGCCCCTCTTCCAGAAATACCGACATTTAGCCTGGTTTTTTTACTAGTCATGCTAGATATAGCAGATTCAATTTTGGCAGGATTCTTGTCTATATTATAGAATTTTAAGATTTTACTTAAAGTGTCTGGCTGGTTGGCAAATAACTCTTCATAAGAGAGCCATAATGTGTCTATTTTTGGTGATGCTTCTCGCCAAGATACAAAGAAGTTAAAATACCAAGGTAAATGAATATGTATTAGGAATAGTAGCTGTTCTTCCTTAGTCATCTCGAAATATTTTTGATGAATGTAGCCGGTTGGTGATAAGTGGCTTTGTTTCTCGATATGATCTTGGAGAGACAAGATCGCATCAAAAATATTTCTGAGCAAAATAATTGGTCTGAGTTGATACGCTTGCAAAATTAAAAGGTTATTATTTGTAGCTTTTAAGTGTTGCTGTACAATAAAGTTATCTCGACAAAATTTACGCAATTTGTATTCATGAATATCTTGCTCATTTTGACCAAAAAATTGAGATGTAGATCCTAATTGAAATCCTGTAATTTCAGCTAACAATTTAGTTAAATACGTCGATCCTGATTTAGGGAAACAAGCAACTATTATATGGGTTGTAGTTAATAAATTAGGATTGACTTTCAAAGAAGGTTCGTAATGAAAATCTTCTAGACCTATTATTTGTTTGGTCAGATTTTTAGCTTGCTGAACAAGTTTTGTCACCATATGAATCTTAAATATCTATAATCTTGGCATTCTAACACCAGCCTAATTTTTCTGGTAGTGGAGTGTGGAAATAGCAATCATAGAATTTGCGAAAATTTGGACAGTTTACGATAAAATCAAAATCTTTATGCTCGATACGATTCAGGCAAATCACTGAGATTTGATAGTACACTGAGGAAAAAGCATTCCATACCCAACGCTATCGACATCATGGTATTGACTCATCCCGTAGGGGAAACCCTAGACACCAACTGTGCGCGCCAGTATTTACCACAACTAAACCCTCATACTTCCCCTAATCAAGAACTTTTACCCATTACAGCCACTGTCAATGAGCAAGATGATTTAGCTATCGGTGGTTGTGATGTGACCACCTTGGTAGAGCAATTTGGCTCACCTCTATATATTTTAGATGAAGATACCCTACGGACAAATTGTCGCCTGTATCGAGAAGCACTCCAGGAATACTATCCTGGTTCTTCTCAGGTATTGTATGCTTCTAAAGCGTGGAGTTGTCTGGCAGTTTGCGCGATCGCCAAGAGTGAAGGTTTAGGGATCGATGTAGTCTCTGGTGGCGAACTCTATACAGCTTTACAAGCAGGGGTAAGTCCCGACAAAATCTATTTTCATGGCAATAATAAATCTAAAGCAGAATTAGAGTTAGCAATTGCCAATGAATGCACCATAGTAGTAGACAACTGGCTAGAAATAGAAACCTTAGCCCAAATATCTGGAACTAAAACCACCAAAGTCATGTTGAGGGTAACACCAGGAATTGAGTGTCATACCCATGAATATATCCGCACGGGACATTTAGATAGTAAATTTGGCTTCGATCCCAATCAACTGGATGCGGTTTTCAGTTTTGTCAGTCAGCAACCCAACTTGAATTGTCTGGGTTTACACGCTCACATCGGTTCGCAGATTTTTGAACGTCAACCTCATCAAGACTTAGGTCCTGTGATGGTAGATTGGTTGGGTAAAGCTAGTAGCTATGGTTTAGAGATTTCCGAGTTAAATATTGGTGGTGGCTTGGGAATTTGCTACACTCAAGCCGACGATCCCCCCAGCATCCAAGAGTGGGTTAAAGGTGCAGCTACGGCTGTAGTTAATGCTTGTCAAAGTCAAGGAATATCCCTACCCAAATTGCTTTGCGAACCAGGGCGATCACTCATCGGTTCAGCTTGCGTCACCGCTTATACTGTCGGTAGCACCAAAGTAGTACCAGAAATCCGCACCTACATAGCAGTAGATGGGGGAATGTCTGATAATCCTCGTCCGATTACTTATCAATCTCAATATCGAGCTTTGATAGCTAATAAAATGTCTGCACCCCACAGTGAAACCGTCACCATTGCGGGCAAACACTGCGAATCAGGCGACATTTTAATCAAAGATATCCAATTACCCCAAATAGTTGCTGGAGACACCTTAGTCGTCATGGCAACAGGTGCTTATAACTACAGCATGGCTTCTAACTACAATCGCTTGCCTAGACCAGCAGCAGTCTTAGTCAAAAATGGAGAAGCTAACTTAATCTTACAGCGAGAAACTTACACAGATTTGCTGCGTCAAGACCTTTTACCACAAAGGCTAAATGAAGTCAGAAGTCAGAAGTCAGAAGTCAGAAGTTAAAACCAGTTGCTTCAATGGTTCCAGTCTTCTAGAGTGCCCTAATCTTGATGCGTACTGCTATATGAACTACGTTGACACCCCAATTCGGAATAGTTCAGGGCGAAAGAAAACCCAATCAACAATCAACAATCAACAATCAACTAAATTAAATGTGGATAGTTAATTAAGGTTACAATCAAGCCAGTGCCAGGGTAAATTTAGCAAAGTTTGTCAACCTTTCATGCGTTTGGGTCTGATGCCTAGCTGGACTCAGCCGTTCATCTTGAAGTTGGTAGATGTAGGGCTGGTTTTAGCACTAACTTATATGCTTCTCCTCATTATTGGGGAGCGGCGAACTTTATGGATGGTCAGAGGATTGATCGTCTTAATGCTAGGTGCAGTAGTAGGAAAGCAGTTAGGGCTAGAATTTCTAAGCTTTGTATTAGATAAACTAGCGATTGGCTCTGTTTTGGCAATGGCAGTCATATTTCAAGCTGATTTTCGCCGTTTCCTCGAATTATTAGGTAGAGGTAGAATTACCCAACTCCTGAGTTCATCTACTCAGATAGTTCCAAATAGCGATAATGTAATTGATGAAATTGTCGATGCCGTCAAAGAACTATCCCAAAACCGGACTGGTGCTTTGATGATTTTGGAAACTGGGGAACCAATTGAAGAAAGCGATTTTCCGGTTCCAGGGGTGAAAATCAACGCAGAAATTTCCAAAGAGTTGTTACAAACAATTTTTCAGACTAGCACCTTACTGCATGATGGGGCACTATTAATTAGCGGCGATCGCATTATGGCAGCAGGGATTATTTTGCCGTTGTCAGAACGTACCGCTTCTAGACAGTTAGGCACCCGTCATCGGGCCGCAATGGGGATCACAGAACGTCTCCCTAATTGTATCTGTGTGGTAGTTTCTGAAGAAACTGGCTCCATTTCTCTAGCAGAAGCCGGAAATCTCAATCGACCCCTAACTAGCAGTAAACTCAAAGAGTTATTAGAGCAAAAATTCTCGCCTGCTGTCGATCAAAAAGTTGTCAATCCTGGCTTACGGAGTCTGGTTCTACAACTCCTCAAAAAAGGGCAAGCATTATTTCGCCGCGTTTTTCGTCTATCTTCGTCAACTTCCCAAAAGAAGCTATGACCGCCAATCAATCTACTCTCGATTACTTACCTACAGACCTAGATAGCAGCCGTTTACCCAAACACGTAGCTGTCATTATGGATGGCAACGGTAGATGGGCTAAAAACCGAGGAATGCCTCGGATTATGGGTCATCGTCGTGGGGTAGATGTTTTAAAAGATTTGTTGCGCTGTTGCCAAGATTGGGGGATTCCAGCTTTAACTGCTTACGCCTTTTCTACAGAAAATTGGGGTCGTCCCATTGAAGAAGTAGATTTTTTGATGACCCTCTTCGAGCGGGTATTGCGGCGAGAATTGGAAGAAATGAGGCAAAAAGATGTTCAGATTAAGTTTGTAGGCAATTTATCAGCTTTACCATCGTCTTTAAGGGCAGAAATTGACCGCTCAGTTAGCCTAACGGCGGAAAACAAAGGCATTCGCTTCACTGTTGCTACCAATTATGGAGGACGGGAAGAAATCTTGCAAGCTTGTCGGGAAATCGCCAGTCAAGTCAAATCAGGCAAAATTCAAGTAGAAGAGATTGATGAGGCTTTATTTAGCAGCCATCTCTATACTGCCCATGTTTGCGACCCAGATTTACTAATTCGGACTAGTGGAGAGATGCGGATTAGTAACTTTTTATTGTGGCAATTGGCTTATGCTGAGTTCTACATTACTCAAACTCTGTGGCCAGATTTTAGTCGTAGTGAGTTTCACCAAGCACTTCTAGCATACCAAAAACGCGATCGCCGCTTTGGTAAGGTTTGAATTTATCGATCAATAACAACATTTGTAGAGTGTGTGTAGACATACTCTACCCTATTTTTGCGTAAATTTACGGAAAATTATCCCCAGATAATTGGATGGATTAAGTATTTTATTGGATAGTTGTTTGCCTCACATATCGCTAATCTAAAAATTATTATTTACATAAAAATAATTAGGAACCAATAAATCAAGCCAATCAATCTTGGTTTTTAGTTGTTATGTAATACCTCTGATTAGGGACTTCAATTCCTAATATCTGAAATTCCGCAAAGGTGTGCTTTTTCAAGCATAAAAATACCCATATGAGTAATATTTTCCCTAGATCTGTGCTGTCAGTAAGTCGCGAAGAATTTGGCGATCAAAAATATAATCCTCAAGCCAAAAATCCACCTCTAAATTTAAAAGTAAAAGCAGGTAAGTTACCTAATGATATACAGGGTCATGTATTTATTGTAGGTCCAGTTGGTTCTGTTGATTCTGAAAATAATCCTGATAACTCGGCGGTTGTTCCTAGTGCTGATGGTACAACCCTACTTTATAACGGCGATGGAATGATTTATCGAATTGATTTTGATAACATCCAATCTGGAGTATCTTTATCAACACGGATTATTAAAACACCTTGTTATTATGCCGATGCTGCTACTAATAAGCTGACTAAATATCAAGATTTAAAGTTTCACAATTCTGGCATTACTCGTATAGGGTCGCTAGGTGTGCGAAATCAACTCAATACTGCATTTCTGCCCATGAAGTTTGGGGGAGAAGATCGAGAGAGATTATTAGCTACTTGGGATGCAGGTCGTCCTTACGAGATCGATCCTCAAACCCTAGAAGCAGTAACACCAGTTGGTTGGGATCGAGAGTGGGAAGAAGTAACTAAACTTTCGCATTTACCTTTTAAACCCCCTACTCCTTTTAAGGTGATCCAAACTTGTGCCCATCCAGTTTTCGATCCCACTCTAGATAATGGGACGATGTTTACTGTTAATAGTGGACGTTCTTTATCTAATATTTTATCTCAATTAATTCCCTTGATTTACGTTTTCCAAGAGTTATTTGATTATGTCAAAGGATTTTTTGATAGATCGCCAATTACCTCAGCAATAATGGACGATTCAGAACAATTTAAAGTTCATAAAATTGAGGTTCATCAAGAAACTTGGAAAGATAAGTTATTGCATATCTTGGCAATTATTATTCAATTTGGGAGAGGTTTCATAGATTTATTTGTTGGCAACTTTGTTGACTTGGTGGCTTGGGATGGTTCAGGAGAGTTACAAAAGTGGAGAATTCTGCATCATGGGTTGCCAATTAATATTAAACAAAGTACCCATCAAATTGGTATTACTAAAGATTATGTATTAATTATCGACACAGCTTTTAAAATTTCGATAGAAGAACTTTTGCCACCTTTGACAAAACGCAATGCCGAACAGATCGAAAAGTGGATTAGAAACATTTTAGATCATCCTCAATTTGCTAATAACTATGCTTACATCGTTCGGCGGCGCGATCTCAAACCAGGACAAAAATTCGTTCGGGCGAAAAAGGTAACTATTCCTTTAGAATCAGCCCACTTTTTAGTAGATTATCAAAATCCATCGGGACAAATTACAATTCATTTTTCTCATGTTTGCGCCTGGGATGCAGCAGAAACGGTTTCTAAATTTGACTTCGATCTAGATGCTTCACCAGAAGAATTACAACGGCTTTATGGAGTTCTTTACGGACCTACAGATATTAGTCGATTAGGCTGTTATGCGATCGATGGAGAAACAGGTAAAGTAGTTAGCAAACAGACGGTGATGGATTTAGACTTGACTTGGGGACCTGCTATCTACACTTATCGCAATAATTTGCACAACTCTACTCCAGATAGATTTGAAGATATCTACTGGAGTTCTCTGGGATGTTGGGATGAATTGCTGATGCCTCATATTATTAAACTTTACGAAGATTACGAGTATCGAGAAGTGGGGATAGATTTGATCGAGGAGATTACTAAACAAGGCAGAAAGTCTAATATTTTACGGTTGCATATTTCCCCATTAGAAAGTTTATCAGCAAGCGATCGCGCTCCCCGCAGCGCAAGCGATCGCCGTTTACAAATCGCTGATGCTTACCAGTTTCCTGATGGTTTTTACGTAACTTCACCCCAGTTTGTTCCTTCTAGTCAAAGAAGTGGTTCGACGGATGGTTATGTCGTTTGTATTGTCCATTATGGAGATGGTAAAGAAGAAACTAATGGCAATGAAATCTGGATTTTTGATGGTAGAGATTTAAAAAATGGACCAATCTGTCAGCTATGGCATGAGAAATTGAATATTGGCTTTACAGTCCACTCTACCTGGCTAGAAAAAGTACAGGAACGTGTAGCTAGCTATTATATTCCCGTAGAGGAAGATTATCGAGATATAGTGGCACAGCAGCCTGAAGAAATCCAAGATTTATTTGAAAACTGGATTTATCCACAGAAAGAACCTCTAATCAAAGACGATAGCAATCCTTTGATTCTGGAGTTACCAAAACTAGCAGAAATTCATCGCTGAGGATTTCTCTTTCCCTTTATCCTCAGCATCCAGAACATTCAGGAAAATAATTGTGAGGATAATTGCGGCAAACTAAACACCTGCTATTTGATACAATACCTGGCAAGTTCGCCCCAGACACAGTTAGGCTCATCTTTTTAAGATAAAAATCCAACTTTGGGGGGTTGATTGCACAGGAAAGCCTAAATAGGAGCGATCGCTCCTATTCCCACCAAATTGAATTAGTATATTCATCTACTGATTCAGGTATCAAATTCAATATGACATCTCTACATCATCAAATTGTTATTGTTGGGGGAGGGACGGCTGGAATTACCGTCGCTGCTCAATTACAGGGAAAACAACAGTTAGATATAGCGATAATTGAGCCATCAGACAAGCATTATTATCAACCCGCTTGGACTTTAGTCGGCGGTGGTGCATATAACATTGCAGATACAGTTAAACCAGAATCTAACTACATTCCCCAAGGTGTTGCCTGGATTCAAGATTATGTCACTCAACTAGATCCAGAGCGTAGTACAGTTATTACTAGCCAAGGAAAGGAAATTAGCTACGATTGTCTCGTATTATGTCCAGGAATCCAAATTAACTGGCATTTAATAGAAGGCTTGCCAGAAGCTTTAGGAACAGGCGGTGTTTGCAGCAACTACGCCTTTGAACAAGCCCCGTATACGTGGGAGTGCATCCGCAACTTTAAAGGCGGTAAAGCCCTATTTACCTTCCCTGGAACCCCGATTAAATGTGGGGGTGCGCCGCAGAAGATTATGTATTTGGCTGATGATGCTTTTCGTAGCCAAGGAGTGCGTTCCCAAACCGAGGTTTCCTACTTGACAGCGATGGGGGCGATTTTCCCCGTACCCGCCTACGCCGAAAGATTATTAAAAGTCGTAGAAAGGCGTAATATTCCCGTTTATTACCAGCATAATCTCAAAGCTATTCGCCCTGCTACCAAAGAAGCTGTCTTTAGCGTCACCTCTGATTCGGGCGTAAGTGAAGTCGTTATGACTTACGATATGCTCCACGTTACGCCACCGATGAGTGCCCCAGATTTTATCAAACAAAGCCCCTTAGCTAATAGCGCTGGCTGGGTAGATGTGAATAAAGACACCTTACAACACAATACCTATCCTAACGTCTTCAGCTTGGGTGATGCTTCCTCTTTACCTACCTCTAAAACTGCCGCCGCCGTTCGGAGACAAGCACCAGTATTAGTGGCAAATTTGATTGCATTACTGAATAATCAGAATTTAAAGGATAAATATAACGGCTATACTTGCTGTCCCTTAATTACAGGCTATGGGAAAACGATTATGGCTGAATTTGACTATACTAATCAGCCTTTATCTACCTTTCCATTCGATCCTAGGGAAGAACGCTATAGTATGTGGTTACTCAAACGCTATGTCTTACCTTGGGTATATTGGAACCGGATGCTTAAAGGAAAGGCTTTTGAGGGGGATGCATTAGGGTTAAAAGGTTGGAAACCATAAAAAATACTTTTGCCAGAGTTATATTATATCTCTGGCATCACTTCTGATTGACTAACTATGTCAGCCAAAGATAAATTTCACAATCTGGTTAAAACTGCCTTAGAAAATGATGAATGGAAAATTACATCAGATCCACGTTTATGATGTTGAGTTTTTTGAAACTCTTGTAGGGTGGGCATTTTGCTTACGTTGCTGACCAGTCCTCTATTCTCAATTCTACAATTTGCCCAAAATCTGACACGTTGCGGGTAA
Above is a window of Merismopedia glauca CCAP 1448/3 DNA encoding:
- a CDS encoding dynamin family protein: MNENLFNYLMTAMGVLAFEPNSQIKQDVIALGEYLQNPHFRIAVFAPFNYGKSTLLNAWLGARLLPMDLIPTTGAAIHVKYGEQIETHITLKDGTKIVKNGTNILQEYAILDNDRRMRSDVTAVEVYYPDPWLKTGVELIDLPGTDDREAQDNLVRDRLLTADLIIQVLDARKLMTLNERENLRDWLSDRGIKTVVFAINFLNLIPSEEQQEVNRRMRFVAESFRSELPNNVSNLYRVDALPALRAKLKGDSAALATNGLTTFVSAIEQITAIQQSEKSLRLPRLLAVVEPIKQALASKITTITTELTEAKEQYQAEIEVKQKAEKIIKQAFQRSLSELESWLYLPNLLSAYQSQLATALEQSKLDDWENQQLQPKLLEYQNAIAHWVNKASEFFDKKPPAELSITLPKPPEIPLPKSPNTPNKSSDVDLTPVAIATGLGWLLGGPVGAAIIGGATYLIDKNSESPVKPIVTDPELIKKAASEAAKNYLTTFSNEAFPPLKEYQQIVEKWLDFQPSLEPQNTSERYHNLQLLTTLSSNLERELEILSPKIS
- a CDS encoding pyridoxal phosphate-dependent aminotransferase, whose amino-acid sequence is MKLAARVHQITPSLTLQISAQAKSMKAEGIDVCSFTAGEPDFDTPEHIKAAAIEALQMGKTKYGPAAGEPLLREAIAKKLRQDNQLSYEASNVIVTNGGKHSLFNLMLALVEPGDEVIIPAPYWLSYPEMVTLAGGTPVILPTNAQSGYKIAPEQLQEAITSRTRLLVLNSPSNPTGVVYTPEELKAIAQVVVERDILVVSDEIYEKILYDGVEQVSIGSLGAEIFARTIISNGFAKAYSMTGWRIGYLAGAKELIDVVTAIQSHSTSNVCTFAQYGAIAALEGSQECIAKMHQSFAQRRLVMLDLLAAIPGFTGAKPNGAFYIFVNIGTTGLGSLEFCQALLKQQQVAAIPGLAFGADDHIRLSYATDLLTIEKGMARLKEFVSQML
- the rimI gene encoding ribosomal protein S18-alanine N-acetyltransferase — protein: MVTYLQFKPLTAADLPAVLELDQLCFSGLWTLEGYQRELASDRSHFLLLSVAHRDGLANNLSEPTTVATKIPHIEITDNLLGIGCFWSIVEESHITLLAIHPKYRRQGLGQMLLYGLLKKAWEEGLERATLEVRAGNQDAISLYAKFGFKLAGKRPRYYQDNNEDALILWRGGLQYPEFAQTLANWEIEISDRHCC
- a CDS encoding sulfotransferase domain-containing protein, which translates into the protein MVTKLVQQAKNLTKQIIGLEDFHYEPSLKVNPNLLTTTHIIVACFPKSGSTYLTKLLAEITGFQLGSTSQFFGQNEQDIHEYKLRKFCRDNFIVQQHLKATNNNLLILQAYQLRPIILLRNIFDAILSLQDHIEKQSHLSPTGYIHQKYFEMTKEEQLLFLIHIHLPWYFNFFVSWREASPKIDTLWLSYEELFANQPDTLSKILKFYNIDKNPAKIESAISSMTSKKTRLNVGISGRGAQMPEMHKEAVYNLARVWQLSPQDMEIIGLKEVSN
- the lysA gene encoding diaminopimelate decarboxylase — protein: MVLTHPVGETLDTNCARQYLPQLNPHTSPNQELLPITATVNEQDDLAIGGCDVTTLVEQFGSPLYILDEDTLRTNCRLYREALQEYYPGSSQVLYASKAWSCLAVCAIAKSEGLGIDVVSGGELYTALQAGVSPDKIYFHGNNKSKAELELAIANECTIVVDNWLEIETLAQISGTKTTKVMLRVTPGIECHTHEYIRTGHLDSKFGFDPNQLDAVFSFVSQQPNLNCLGLHAHIGSQIFERQPHQDLGPVMVDWLGKASSYGLEISELNIGGGLGICYTQADDPPSIQEWVKGAATAVVNACQSQGISLPKLLCEPGRSLIGSACVTAYTVGSTKVVPEIRTYIAVDGGMSDNPRPITYQSQYRALIANKMSAPHSETVTIAGKHCESGDILIKDIQLPQIVAGDTLVVMATGAYNYSMASNYNRLPRPAAVLVKNGEANLILQRETYTDLLRQDLLPQRLNEVRSQKSEVRS
- the cdaA gene encoding diadenylate cyclase CdaA, encoding MRLGLMPSWTQPFILKLVDVGLVLALTYMLLLIIGERRTLWMVRGLIVLMLGAVVGKQLGLEFLSFVLDKLAIGSVLAMAVIFQADFRRFLELLGRGRITQLLSSSTQIVPNSDNVIDEIVDAVKELSQNRTGALMILETGEPIEESDFPVPGVKINAEISKELLQTIFQTSTLLHDGALLISGDRIMAAGIILPLSERTASRQLGTRHRAAMGITERLPNCICVVVSEETGSISLAEAGNLNRPLTSSKLKELLEQKFSPAVDQKVVNPGLRSLVLQLLKKGQALFRRVFRLSSSTSQKKL
- a CDS encoding isoprenyl transferase encodes the protein MTANQSTLDYLPTDLDSSRLPKHVAVIMDGNGRWAKNRGMPRIMGHRRGVDVLKDLLRCCQDWGIPALTAYAFSTENWGRPIEEVDFLMTLFERVLRRELEEMRQKDVQIKFVGNLSALPSSLRAEIDRSVSLTAENKGIRFTVATNYGGREEILQACREIASQVKSGKIQVEEIDEALFSSHLYTAHVCDPDLLIRTSGEMRISNFLLWQLAYAEFYITQTLWPDFSRSEFHQALLAYQKRDRRFGKV